The Bacteroidota bacterium genomic sequence ACACCTTTTTTCTGGATTTTCATTATCACTCCTGCCTGTGTTCCCTCACTGTAATTTCCGAGATACAGAAAGGCAAAAAATGCTATCAGAATTAATACTATTACTGCAATAATTTTCTTAATCATGTTATTTTCTTTTCATATTAAACAACTGAATCTAAAATTAAAGATATAACTTTTATATTTAAATTTAATATATCTCAACCTAAAACAACTGTACTTTTATAAACCATGACGTTTCCTTCCAAATCAAAAATTTCAATCCAAAATACATAGATGCCTTTAGAGTTAATGTGGTTGTTGATATCGGTACCATCCCAGATAAAACTTCCTTCAATACCCATTAAATAGTTGTTGGCGATATTTTTGATGAAAACTCCATTTGCATTGAAAACTTTAACGTTGGCGATAAAACCGGGTTTAGTCATTGTGTAATATATCTCAGTTATGTCGTTCGATCCGTCAGAATTCGGGGTAAATACTTCGGGCTTCACGGCAAAAGGAATTTCGGTAGTGTAATTTTTTGGAGTCGATGAGTTTTGAAGACCCGGAGTTGCCCCACCACTACTTTGTGAAGCAGAAGTCCAGTTATTAGTGTTTAAACCCGGATTAGAAGCCTTTATCCTTTCCAGTGATATGCCTTTACGATTTTCATCTCTCATTAAATTAATATGCATGTTCGAATTGTAGCACACTTTATCAATAAACTCAAAAGCCTGATTAAGAAGAGCCAGATTACCATCATCATTACTCATTTTGGGAAGAGATCCTATCTCTATAAATCTGCAACGCTTTGAACTTTTATAATTATCTATTATTGATTTTGCGTTTTTGGTGATAACGAAATAACTGCGGGGTGCGAAAAGGATATTTCTTTCAGTGATTTTTTTCAAATTGTTATAATCACTGTTTTCATCAGGATTACTGAAATTTGAAATGTAAAAATTTCGCATATTTATATACTTATCAGAGTTGTTGTAGATTTCAATAAATTCGTCGCTGTTAACCTTGGGGTTAAACATTATCTCATTAATGACTAAATCGTCTTTATCGGCTGGATGAAAGTTTGCTATCCAAATTGTGTCGCTTTTAATTTCATCATTATTACAACTTTCCAAATCTCCAACCAGAAAGTATGTTAGATTATTAATAGGATTTCCATTTAGTGAAATTTTTATTTCTGATGTCCCGTCGGGTTTGTTGAAACTATTTATAATGAAGTTTTCAGTATAGTTTGTTTCGATATTTGGTGAGTTGTCATTTGTGAAATTAGTATAAAGAATTGAAATTTTAGTTAGGCTGTCATTTGTCGAAACTTCTGAAATCTGATTTTCAATTTCAGGGAAGTGATTTTTGTTATAAACTGAATTTATTAATCCCGGACTTCCTCCGTCAGTATTTATTGAAGCGATCCAATTTTCTTTTTTTATACAGTTATTGTCGGGATTGATAAGCTCTATACTCCACCCGCCATCTTTTTTTTCCGGATTATTAATCCAATTTACATTATATTCTACCTGATTAATCAAGAGATTATTATCAGTATTTATTTTAATTAGGGTGCCGGTATTATTTAGTGAAGTAAAATCAATGAAAATATGCGATAAGTGTTGATAAGCTATGCTGTCGGATGTAATTATTAAATAATGATCTTTTTCTAAAGTATAGCCTGGAAGAGTATGTTTTTTTGTCCCAATTGTTAATGTCCATTGATCTGTTCTGACTTTTCCATTGGAATTATTGTATAGTTCAATGTATTCAGTTTCAGGAAGATTTATTGAGGGAGAAGGAT encodes the following:
- a CDS encoding lamin tail domain-containing protein, whose product is MKQLTLILLLVPSFIFSQFKDDFNDGNFTSSPAWTGDSDNFTVDSQKKLKLNATEEGISYLYTNSELSNNALWKFRISYDFNPSSNNYSRIYLASESSDFENSKSIFLDIGRNTDKIELFYSDGINKTLILKSDDSFLNYNPVELDITIENINNIWSLKYKSPADNSYITISELYFAIPYFKSSFFGISARYTITRATKFAFDNFSVTEITVVDETPPNISRIEISNMDETEIVFTEKVFPFTKEQIVITPDVVIDNISTEDSVSFKLSHIENLISGNEYNFSLSNISDINNNILDSYNETILYYLPKENDIVINEIMFDPSPSINLPETEYIELYNNSNGKVRTDQWTLTIGTKKHTLPGYTLEKDHYLIITSDSIAYQHLSHIFIDFTSLNNTGTLIKINTDNNLLINQVEYNVNWINNPEKKDGGWSIELINPDNNCIKKENWIASINTDGGSPGLINSVYNKNHFPEIENQISEVSTNDSLTKISILYTNFTNDNSPNIETNYTENFIINSFNKPDGTSEIKISLNGNPINNLTYFLVGDLESCNNDEIKSDTIWIANFHPADKDDLVINEIMFNPKVNSDEFIEIYNNSDKYINMRNFYISNFSNPDENSDYNNLKKITERNILFAPRSYFVITKNAKSIIDNYKSSKRCRFIEIGSLPKMSNDDGNLALLNQAFEFIDKVCYNSNMHINLMRDENRKGISLERIKASNPGLNTNNWTSASQSSGGATPGLQNSSTPKNYTTEIPFAVKPEVFTPNSDGSNDITEIYYTMTKPGFIANVKVFNANGVFIKNIANNYLMGIEGSFIWDGTDINNHINSKGIYVFWIEIFDLEGNVMVYKSTVVLG